The following proteins are co-located in the Pyrobaculum calidifontis JCM 11548 genome:
- a CDS encoding glycosyltransferase: MRVLAVVEDWPDRGGGLLATELWLKAACREVEVVVVGPRPFPPCPHLPHPLPHQRPKLWLTRPRVDLAKFDVLYIPRYAYHLIPAAKRLGLRAVVHMHGYPTYLSTGQPHDWRYETATVKRLYAAAAAKAVETLIDKWLRQADAVICVSRAHCARLEKYRVVYVPNPPPPVPQISAPRARRFVYPWGPRPFKGPHIARAVAKALGTELVETGELSRGEYYHVVATSKALLAPALWDEPYGYAVVEAMMLGTPPVAFARGAIPELVEGTEAEAYLAHNLAEFAKAAKKALEEPPPPKLAKEAREKFRTELDRFLKALMG; this comes from the coding sequence GTGAGGGTGCTGGCAGTGGTGGAGGATTGGCCAGACCGCGGCGGGGGGCTACTCGCCACAGAGCTATGGCTAAAAGCCGCGTGCAGAGAGGTCGAGGTGGTAGTGGTGGGCCCAAGGCCCTTCCCCCCATGCCCCCACTTGCCCCACCCCCTACCACACCAGCGGCCCAAGCTCTGGCTCACAAGACCAAGGGTCGACCTAGCCAAATTCGACGTCTTGTACATACCCAGATACGCCTACCACCTCATCCCCGCCGCCAAGCGCCTAGGCCTAAGAGCGGTGGTACACATGCACGGATACCCCACCTACCTCTCCACCGGGCAGCCCCACGACTGGCGCTACGAGACGGCGACTGTGAAGAGACTATACGCCGCCGCGGCCGCCAAGGCGGTGGAGACCCTCATCGACAAGTGGCTCAGACAGGCAGACGCCGTCATATGCGTAAGCAGAGCCCACTGCGCCCGCCTGGAGAAGTACCGCGTGGTTTATGTGCCAAACCCCCCGCCCCCAGTCCCCCAGATAAGCGCCCCCCGCGCCAGGCGGTTCGTCTACCCATGGGGCCCAAGGCCCTTCAAAGGCCCCCACATAGCCAGAGCCGTCGCAAAGGCCCTCGGCACAGAGCTGGTGGAGACCGGGGAGTTGAGCAGGGGGGAGTACTACCACGTCGTGGCCACCTCCAAGGCCCTCCTCGCCCCAGCCCTGTGGGACGAGCCCTACGGATACGCCGTGGTAGAGGCCATGATGCTCGGCACACCCCCCGTCGCCTTCGCCAGAGGGGCAATACCCGAGTTAGTCGAGGGCACAGAGGCCGAGGCCTACCTAGCCCACAACCTCGCCGAATTCGCCAAGGCCGCCAAAAAGGCCCTCGAAGAGCCGCCGCCCCCCAAGCTGGCCAAAGAGGCCAGAGAGAAGTTCCGCACCGAGCTAGACCGCTTCCTAAAAGCGCTGATGGGGTGA